One Vicia villosa cultivar HV-30 ecotype Madison, WI linkage group LG5, Vvil1.0, whole genome shotgun sequence genomic window, GTCTTCCCAAAGATCCATGGCTACCTCGATATGCAACATAGTTGATCGCAATGAAGGTTTAATTGTGTTCATGATCCAAGAGACCAACAAGGAGTTGTTAGTCCACCAATCTTCAAGATCTGAAGATTCCTCATCAGGTTTGCTGATTGATccatcatcaaaaccaaatttCTTTCTTGCTCGAAGTGTCGTTCTAAGTGAACGAGCCCATTCGTCATAGTCTTTTCCTTTAATTGAACTTGTGTTATCAAACTCCGAGGATTATCATTGGAAGTGATATCATAGGGAGAGATGGTTTTTTGGCCGACTACTCCATCGCCATTGTTGACTGATTTGGAAGATTCCTTCACAGGAGAACTTCCACCTTCATTGTCAGACATGATTTAGATGTTTTATTCTATATGTATAACCCGCTCTGATACCATAACATAATTGTTCTAAGATGGAAAAATCATATATTTCATTGAGTCTTCATATGCTATATATAATTACAAGATTGAATGAAATAGCTAATCATTCCAAAAATAATTTCATAATATTAAAGGACATTGATGCTATAGATACTAAATTGAATATATGTACAGCTGGTACataatgtgatgttatgaatAGTATATTGTACTGTTACGACAATATCTTCTTGATGTTAGTGGTAATTAATAGCAAAGATATCAATTGCTTGCCTAAAAAACATGTCCACCTCCATTTCGAAATAATGGAAAAATTAAAAAGCTTGAGATTTTCGATATCCAAACCCCCTTACACTTTGGAGACACACTTTATCCCGTTTTATTCAAGCAATTTTGTTTTACTCTTTTGTGCCTCCCCACAGAAATTTACATTGTGCTTTGACAGTTGACTAACTCTGCCAACACTTTCTTTGAAGATTTAAAGaaatatagaaaaaaataaaggaaaaaacaCTCATAATAGATTCACGTTGATCATGCCACTTTTAGTGAAAATGATCTTTAGGCCAAAAACTGGGTCAAAGCTCCTCAATATTGTCTCGAGACATCACAAACCATACGAAAAGGGTAGGAGGGTTGCCTTGTTTCAAACGGTTATGAACGTCAAAATCTTCTATGAGACTTCCGATAACCAACACGATTATGGACAAGTTACAAATGCTGCACCTAATCGGCTAATCCACTCAATCCATATATTACAGAACACAAACCTTTCtcatcatataaaataaataatctcAGCAAACTATCGTTCCTTTTCTTTAGAAGACCAATCTCGTTAAGATTAATGACTTCATTGGTAATAATGTACTTGTATAGGCCATTGTTAAAAGGCACAAGTGATACGTATATGATGAATTCTCAACACATTATTTCCACTTAATTTGAGAGTGTGCCGAAGCTGTGAATTTTTTTTCTGTCTTAACCGTATATTGACGGGTAGAGCTCTGACTCAGTGAATGGAAAAAAATGTATTAAGGACTCTCatattaaaatgttaaaattacTTGTGCAGAGATATAATTCCACATGCTTCACGTAAAGAATGTTAGTAATTGCGTACATTATATATATACAATTACTTTATTTTGTATATCGATAGATATAATTCACATGTATATTTTGATAGATTTAAACATATTGGGGTGAATTGAGAAAATGTCCAATAAATGCTTAGAATCCGCGATGCCCCAAAAATACATTCTaagggggtggaaataggctagacTTTATAAGGTCGGAGTCTGACCTATGATAAACCTATGGCCTATAATAGACTCTCTTTTTTGAcatggcctttttaaaagtctggcttGACCTGAAAGtctatttaaaagcctatttttcattatggttttcaattaatctatattATTTAAGAAATCTTATAAGTCgtcctatatatacatatataggtCAGCCTATTTTGttataatatatatgcatatataggcttgCCTATTAAGCCTATTTTCTAATATAGATGCAAATATAGGTCAatctatttagcctatttttaatatacGTAAAAATATAAGTCAgtctataaggcttcatagactTTTTTAATAGCTTAAGCCTggactattttattaaataggcttttaaaaaaaacttaagtcTGACctgcctattcccacccctaactgTATATGCCTGCTATCAGTATGTAAAAATACAGACAATGAAATATCACATTAACAAAATCAACAATCATTTACTAAATGTTACTCGCATCGCTAATCCAAAATTCCAGATAACAAAAATAGCTGTACTCACCAATAACTGTATACCAAGATCTCATTGGGTTTCTTTAAACAGAAACGAGTATATgtatagaatttatttatttgtttcttaTTGAATGATGACTATttgccctataaatagaagagggCCCAAAATTAGAGATAATTTAACAGACTTGAGCCAAGGGTAGGTTCATGTGATTATTCATATTATAATATAACTGTTCTTTCTTCACTGACTTTCATCTAAAGTACCTACAAGGCATTTCTCCAGTAAGAATTCCGCGTTAACCCAAGCATGGTATTTATCTGTCAAAGGGGGTTAAGAGAAAGACTGCAAGAAATTATTCAAGAATATAAACTGTGTGAAGCATGAGAAATGGATGAAGAAAGCCCACGGAACCTAAGAAATAACTGAAATTTCAACTCCAATTTCTAAATCATATATATTTCGGCGAAAAATAACTGCGTGTACATTTGGATGAGCAGTGAGTTTGGATTTTGTTGAAGTTTGGCTTCTGACAACATCGTGGTGGCTCACTGTGATTTCACCATTCTCGCtacaaatccaaaaacatgctAAGACATGAGAAAACATCTAAGAAGCATTTATCAAGCTTAACTACCACACCAAATGCAATGCATGCAGAGATCTTTTCAAAGAGAGTGAAGAAACTAAAACATATAATTCCAATTAATAGTACATTAAAAAATAGAAACAGACAAATGAAGTAGGCTCACAAACTTAAACAATACAGTAGGGAAAAACAAAAAGGATACTGAATAGAGATGTGCAATCTTTTCCCACTGTTTTCATCAACATATCAACACCTGATTTTTCACCAACAGAAAATGCATAtataattttaatgaaaatagtaactagaataataataaaatgtcaTATTTGAACATGAAGATTGAGCTGATAGCTGTACCTCCAGGGTGAAACTTCATATATGGTGATATATTGTAAACACGGCCTTTTAATACAGTCCACATTTCGCCTTCTAATTTGTGTTTTCTAACTTCATCCATCGATATAAGTCTCCTGTTTGACTGTCCTTTTAGACCTGGATCAACAGAGATATTGTTAATAAATAGCATCACcttttaatcttaaaaaaaatgtaaagacAAGAACTATTAAGTTCACAGAAACAATAGCCGAAAACTTGACATAGATATACCATTTGCAAATAGCATCTTTCAAAACTAAAACTTTTTTGTCAGACATGGAGTTCAATATAGTAAATGAATTACTATAACTTGAAGTTGAAACAATTTGCACAAATGGGCAAGAAAAATAAGATTATTTTACTTTTGACAGAATGCCAAAATTGATTAGGAAGAGTGGAGAGAAAAGCAGTTCCAATTTAGTCGATGAGATTGAAACCAGAAGTAGGGGTAGACTAATAGAATCCCAAAGGAGAATATGGGCCCAGAAGGTTTGTTAGCACATGTTTTCCAACCCCATCAGGTGGTCAATGTCAATCTATGCTAGGAGGAAGCAGATTGGGAGTTCTGACTCAGCAGGAAGTGAAGGAGCCTATGAGTTGCGTGATGGGTTCTATAATACTGGAATATGAGGGAATGTGAAGGGGGGTCTTTTGGAAAGAAATTGTATTAGTTATGGAAAGCGAACATTATTCTCTTTAGTAGCTTGGCTTTAAGAGCAATTGCTGTTATCTTAACACTTTCAAAAATAATACATTAGTTGTTTATCTATTATTGATCTGTTTTTCTTCCATTAATTGTTTCTCCAATCTGGGTTTGCATCGAAGACCATTCTTTGattgagagaaagaaagaatagaatgAACTGAACACAAGCCCACAAGTTAAacaagaaaaggaagaaaaacAAAAGGAGTGCGgactaagagaaagaaaaaagcaGGAAGCAACTAAGAAATGAAAATCATACGGAGAGAGACATGGCACCACCGGTGCTCGGGTGGCTTCAACAACCTTggacaaaaatatataattttaaaaatatatgaggTGCCCAAGCACACCTATGTCATAACAAAGACGGACCATTGAATTCTAAAGGCTAAATTTGGAGTAGGGcgtaaaaattatataaaatacatAACATATAGCTTTTGCCAACCATTGGCATTGGCCATCAGCTTCGGTAATATTAGCATAAGGATCAGAAATTTGAACAGTAAGTGTATGCAGAAACTGACAGTGTGCAGTAATTCAAGTTTCAACTATAATAATCAACCAGAAGCTATTcactttttcatttattttttattaaaaaaaaatcaacaaaatgacTGCACCTGCAAGGTCGGGATGAGTTCGAGTAAGCCTGAGCCAGTCCATTTGACTATAACCCTTCTCAAAAGGAACTTTGGCCCGAACCGTTGGCTTTTTAATAGAACTCTTCTGTTCTGGCAACTTCTGAGGCAAATTTTTAGTATCACTTTGGTTTGATTCAGTTGCTGTGCTGGTTACACTGAAAGACAAAGAACCAACTGTTCCCTCCTTTTTAGAGTTGGAAGAATCATTAACTAAACCATCCTTCCATAAGAAACCACCATTGTTGTGATTACTACTACTTGCATTTGAGGGTTCTTCCTTTATGGAAATATCAGCAATATTTGAAACAAGCTCCTTAGTTTCCACTACTGGTGTACTGACCTACAGAGTCACATTTTAAATTAGAAGAGTGCATAGTTATTGTTTGCAAACCGTAAGAGTTAAACTTCAATTTACACCTTAATTAAGAGCTTATAGCATAAGCAATTATCAGATAAGTGCTTATGTTGATATTGAGGACAAAACTGAGAGTTCAATCTTCTTATGCTaaatgaaatgaagaaaaaaaagtataaTTTTAGAGTAAAGAAAATTTACCTGACAAAAAGTGAAATCGTTATCACTGTCCATTTCAAACCACGATGATGATTGCCGGAAGGTAGGAAAGGAACAGGATCGGCGATTATGGTGGCGGAATTGCGGGATCTCAGGCGATTTATGAAGCACGCGATGGATTGAAAATCTTGGCTAGGGTTTCTATTCTGTCGCTGAAGTTATTCGCAAAATGTGATTTTATCAATTTTTGTTGCGTGCGAAATTACGGTCTCTGTCGTGTAAATTTCGTTCTGCCGCGAACGCATTGTGCTTTTCGCCTATAATTTATTCGagtaaaatatcaaattcaataaTACTTTTGTTTTTAAGGGTGAAATGGGTACCCCTCGTTTTTATGCGTTTGGATTGAGGAAAATAAAATgtattaaagaaaaattaaatttaaatttagatgaaaaagatataaaaaaactatattataaaatttgaatagtgaaaataaaaattaattaagaaaataaagggtAACTTGTTTTAGATTGAATAATACATTTAAGGATGCATTTAACAAATATAGAGGTTTCATTGAGAAATCATGTGTAAAGAAAATGTATGGATTATAACTCATAAAATGAATGGACTATTTATTGAAAGGCACGTATAACCGAAGTCCCAATAAGAACACGACCAAACATGGTTATTTTTTTGTTGCGAATTTTCTATTTGTTGGTGAGTACGACAATGGAGGGAGGTGTTCAACATTGTCATTGTCAATTTTccgttaattttcaatatttttatcagtaacttcatgttcccgttaatattcaatatttttattagtaacttcatgttttcgctaatattaatattttgatcggtaacttcatgtgtcttgttaatattcaatatttttgtcagtaagtttatgtttatgttattagtAGGTTCATGTTTccattattattcaatattttgattcccgttaatatacaatattttgataaagtaatttaatattccaattagtattaattattttgatcactaacttcccGTTAATATTATTGTTTTACCAACAATAGAACAAAATATGACCTACATAAAGAATAGACAACACAATGTCGATTGTCCAATGAAATAAACTtagtcacatttactttcaacATATTAACATCGCttctcattaatattcaatattttaattaataactccatgttctcattaatattcaatagtttgatcaataagttcatgttcccgttaatatacaatattttgatatgttcctgttattattcaatattttgatcagtaatttcatgtttccgttaatattaatattttgatcagtaacttcatcttcctgttaatattcaatatttttatcagtaatttcatgttcatgttactattcaatatttcgattagtaacttcatgtttccgctaatattaatattttgatcagtaacttcatgttcctgttaatattaaatatttttatcagtaacttcatgttctcgttattaTTAAATTCATGTTTCcattatttttcaatattttgatcagtaacttcttgttcccgttaatattcaatattttgatcaataatttaatattttcgttaatattcgatattttgatcactaacttcatgttcttgttaatattcaatatttgaattagtaacttcatgtttccgttaatattcaataatttgagcaataactttatgttcccgttaatattcaattttttttatcattaatagAAAGAAGAATAGAAGTCAACCCGACAAATTCTTAGGTAtaactaggggtgttcaaaaccaaaccagcCCAATAGAGAACCgcaaaaccgaaccgaaccaaaccgaaaccgcaaaaaaccgcatttggttcggatgtgttcGGGTCACTTTCTAGCGGAACcgcgcggtttggttcggtttgcggtttgtatttccaaaccgaaccaaaccaaaccaaaccgcattatgttataaaatcttactaaccaatatatatttctttaattttttagagAAATCAACTAGTATTATGGGTATATTTTATCATATcctttgtatgatatttattttaatttatatatcatcaaaaaataaaatattattcatgtataaatattattttaacaaaatatattttaatgtattctttgtataatatttatttatgaatgCAATTTCATGTATGTCATTCTTTAGACCTAAGATAAATTGTAAGAGCATTTTTATATATCAAATTATAATCctattttgacaattataaatttttttatagtaaTGTATGAATGgctaaacacaaaattatattttttctcaatatgtatatgtatagctcaatatttttaaaaaaaaaaaaaccgaaccaaccgaaccaatccaaaccgcattagtttggtttggtttggtttggttttattttttgaaagccaaccgaaccaaaccgaaccgcacatTTTTTTCTctcgcggttcggatgatttttagcgttaaaaccgcccaaaccgcaccgcgaacacccctaggtaTAACATTATTCACTAACGATGTATTTGTTTTTGCTGAGAGTGAAGAGACGGAAAGAAAGAAGGAAGGAAAGTttgttttaacaaaatattattttaacaaaatatattttaatgtattctttgtataatatttatttatgaatgCAATTTCATGTATGTCATTCTTTAGACCTAAGATAAATTGTAAGAGCATTTTTATATATCAAATTATAATCctattttgacaattataaatttttttatagtaaTGTATGAATGgctaaacacaaaattatattttttctcaatatgtatatgtatagctcaatatttttaaaaaaaaaaaaaccgaaccaaccgaaccaatccaaaccgcattagtttggtttggtttggtttggttttattttttgaaagccaaccgaaccaaaccgaaccgcacatTTTTTTCTctcgcggttcggatgatttttagcgttaaaaccgcccaaaccgcaccgcgaacacccctaggtaTAACATTATTCACTAACGATGTATTTGTTTTTGCTGAGAGTGAAGAGACGGAAAGAAAGAAGGAAGGAAAGTTTGTTGAAATCCGTGCTTCCACTCTTTGGTTACTATATAACAGAGGAAAGAAAGTTATAATGGTAAAATGACACAAAATCCTCACTATAAGCATGTTTTGTTTTAAATGTAaactatctttttattttttaaatggatttgtttttttgtttttattcaatGTTTTCTATACTTATTTTACACTCGGCTTAGGACATTTTATAagttatctctttttttttttaataaatataacatCTTGtgattatatataataataatatattattttattataatacaaGGATATTTATGACATTTTATAATTATACAACTTTCTTCCTTtcattttcttcttattttctttcatATCAAACAATTATTATGTCACTCCACTTTCCATTCACTTTCTactcattttctttctttcaattttctttttttttttttttttctttccttcaaCTTTCTTTTGTcatccaaacaaagcctaagaGAATTTTGATAGccttatttgaaaaaataatcacattaaaataatttaattctcATTTAATTTAAATACATTCAAatctttaataattttatatttatatttatattttattttgtttgaattgaACGAACTACGTATTCAATTTTTTCTTGGTGTGATTATTACAAATATACCTATGGTAATATTCATAGAATttcaataaaaattcatataattattatatttacatTATAATAATATTGATGTAAcagattattttatattaattatttattaattaaaaaaataacatcatACTCTCCACCTTATTTTAAATAGACACGTTTAATGAAGATGCCATATCACACatattattgaaaataaaatttcaaatttatattatttatcataataaagtgaaattaatattttaataataaataatttatagaaaattataaataaaatatttaatgaaaTGTCATGTAAGTTTTAATATCACAATATTGATGAAATAATGATTGATTTCTATCATATAAAAGAAGATGGCATAAGTAATcccataaaatcattttttaatttgattaggTTTTTTTTCTGCGATTAATAGCTTGTCCTTTGGAATAACTATTAGAGTATCGACATTCTAAATAGTGACATCTAAATTAATAAGTTCTTTTGAGTAACAATGATTTATAAGTTGCTTTTTACTTAATCTCTATTAATTCAATCCACTATATCAAACAATAATGACACCTAAATAATTTCAAGTTGCTTTGAGTAACAATGATCTATACAAAATTAATAAGTTTCAGTTCAATCCATGACAGTGTCATGGCAATTCACAAACATATACATATCATGCCGaaaccaaaatcaatacaaattcaCCCAATTCAACATGTCAACCTATTCACCCTAAACTCACATGAAACAATACATAAAGACACAAATCCATACATGATTCGCACAGTTCCAATTCAAAACAATTCATACTATTTCACATACACAAAATCATTCATGCCACATTCAAACATTAAGCCATCATTCATTACAAATTTTAAACAGCCATACATTCATTCCATAACAGTCTATGAATATCAGCACCAACCAAAGGTAGCCATCCATTTGACCTTTACTATAATTTTGAAAACTATAGTAGTGATTCATTCATTAATTTGTTATCTATAAATCTCAATGATGATTGAACAAAGCTTAAGCTGATTCCAAACATGCAGGTTTTCTAAGGTGGTTGAACTTGTAAGTGTGTGTTGGTTTGAAATCAGGGGCTGGATCTACACCAGCATGCTATCTCCACAGACTGGAGCATATCTTGAATAAGTTATTCCTATAACTTATGATTTCAAGATCAATATTCAACGACCTATCCAATAAACATGTTACCAATGAAATCCTCAACAGTAAAATTACCTCTAACAATAACCTTACCAAAGAATCATAGCTTCCCAAATTCTCATCTCCAAAACCAATTCAAATATAAATCCCTTATCATCACTAATTTGTAGTTGTTCATAGCAGTGCTTGGAATGATCTggaaataaaattaacattaaaactCCTTCATGATTGTTCAATAAAAAAACAGTTCAACTTAAATAGCACCAGGGAATGAAACAAAACTAACTTTATTCACATTTACCTTCTTGTTGATGCTCtgtctgttctgtattattgtctaatgtttggctaaaacatataatagcagcaaatggtctaattgtgaatcttgcaaatataaaaagaacaaaacaggtacaagcaagatgttagatggaatgtcatgacatcaactcatgacatcgcgcctgcagaactgaaaggaagattcagtttgtacttaacagatacaggatattcgcagaatattttgtaatcctatgtggtgcatatttaaaggtcaaaataataattgaagaatcagatcagaagattgaagattcaggaagaatcagatcagaagattgaagattcagcagtttctaatttatgagataaattaggaaactcatgattaaaagaccttatttgtagcagaatatttctgcatatttgtaacagcaaggagtgctgcgatttgtaatctcaagtccaattgggatcaggttataaataggaaactttgtaacctagtttgagatagaaaaccttgtttagaaatgatgtagtcattagggtttctataggtagaccacccaggttgtgggatgactgccatgtccttctcgaaacctgtaggttagagaagcgATTGTCCttactcgaaacctgtaggtaagagttgagcaTTGTAttcttgattgaagttgtgaagcaagatcaagttattgttcattgttaattatgtaaatagctgttgcagggttgtaacagttaggtatcactagggagtgagcagaggttctcttgtcttggatggagttctgagataaaggttgcattgggtagtg contains:
- the LOC131601638 gene encoding cytochrome b5 domain-containing protein RLF-like codes for the protein MDSDNDFTFCQVSTPVVETKELVSNIADISIKEEPSNASSSNHNNGGFLWKDGLVNDSSNSKKEGTVGSLSFSVTSTATESNQSDTKNLPQKLPEQKSSIKKPTVRAKVPFEKGYSQMDWLRLTRTHPDLAGLKGQSNRRLISMDEVRKHKLEGEMWTVLKGRVYNISPYMKFHPGGVDMLMKTVGKDCTSLFNKYHAWVNAEFLLEKCLVGTLDESQ